One genomic region from Cydia amplana chromosome Z, ilCydAmpl1.1, whole genome shotgun sequence encodes:
- the LOC134661764 gene encoding uncharacterized protein K02A2.6-like, whose amino-acid sequence MSSSAHFGILPTFDHHSQTWKTFKSRLLQWFVANKINATSDAGGEQRRAILLSTLIDGTYKLAADLALPKKIEEVPYEDVLKLLEDHFVPKVFGFSERYKFYSAVQQNGETHTQWAARLRGLSADCNFTNVEEVLRDRFMMGMLPGRERDKVFTQDLKELTLTKAVELANAVRCAREVSAGAGQTASTSDQLFKITSDTKDSAREKCAVCGYSNHKTAECRFSNYRCKKCRGKGHLKKMCKTVKCIMANDVSEGDDGKLFNIRSIKGEPMLEWVTVQGVPLQFEIDSGAAVTAMSPKLFNKHFSKVTVCAPKKNLESYNGGNLACIGMAPMSIEYAGRTQLIDVYIIRNGGPPILGRDFISSFNLEMTTPVNYCTQKQDKLEILQGNYPAVFSDDLGLFNKYKVGLQLKPDAKPVFFKARPLAFALKGKVDKEIDHLVSLGVLKPVEYSEYASPIVPVLKNNGTMRICADYSVSINKQLCVEQYPLPTIKELFAKLHGGQTFSKLDLSSAYTQLELKPESQHLTCINTHRGLFFYTRLVFGLASAPAIFQRAIDNLLSGMEGVLCLLDDILITGKDDTEHLQRLNAVLKRLENAGLTLQKEKCVFFQEKVQYLGYIIDKNGLHKSPDKVKAILEAPVPSNVNKLQSFLGLVNYYRNFVQGASMILSPLYDLLKKGVKWCWREEHDRSFEKIKKSLASDQVLAHFDPNANLVLTVDASPYGLGAILSQIQPDNSERPISFASRTLNAAEKNYSQLQKEATAIVFAVKRYHQYLFGRSVPFTLRTDHKPLISIFGPYKGIPEVTANRLQRYAIFLSAYNYKIEYIRSAMNSADYLSRACLPDDGDNSEGPQRGRARGEGQNPLLPDDRASYINFVIEGCLPLTTDELRNQTKIDPDLSKVIGYVCKGWPRKINDDKLNPYFQCRLQLSYENGCLMRGHKVVIPATLQSRALSELHNSHLGIVKTKAEARSKFWFPKIDEKIEQMIGSCETCIKLRPAPSRAPLAPWKFPTDPFTRIHLDFLGPINGNTYLVIVDAHSKWVEVYNMKNGTNTSAVCEKLYEFMARFGLPQVIGSDNGCAFTSQEFKEFCLLNGITPVTSPAYHPASNGQAESSVKIVKKGIKACLMNSRNIKDCNNKLQKFLFDYRNSIHSTTGHSPAQLVFGRKLRTRLDLINPSTASCSHTSLDNYVKNQQCLQSKAYSGTNKQEFNIGDKVLYKKNFNNNKFTWCKGIIMEKLGKVVYLVKDCEHLDKYKKHKDQLMLYKGQEDGSFLDDISLEDLFSSEQNHLSTGTTTDSEVQHSGGGEGGQIADVSPEGAEVTGPSPLPDDDQQEQFEDAESDDIDTPVEGPGDPTVPNPSTTVGQDRVKRNRPKVNYKPYFK is encoded by the coding sequence ATGTCCAGCAGTGCGCATTTCGGAATTTTGCCTACGTTTGATCACCATTCGCAGACCTGGAAAACGTTTAAATCACGCTTATTGCAATGGTTTgtggcaaataaaataaatgcgacGTCGGACGCGGGAGGCGAACAAAGGCGAGCGATATTACTTAGCACACTCATTGACGGTACTTACAAACTCGCAGCGGATTTAGCGTTGCCGAAGAAAATAGAAGAAGTGCCATACGAAGATGTATTAAAGTTGTTGGAAGACCACTTTGTTCCAAAGGTGTTTGGTTTTAGTGAacggtacaaattttattcagCCGTTCAGCAAAACGGAGAGACGCATACCCAATGGGCGGCAAGGCTACGTGGTTTGTCAGCGGATTGCAACTTCACAAACGTAGAGGAAGTTCTTCGCGACAGATTTATGATGGGCATGCTGCCGGGACGGGAGCGGGACAAGGTTTTCACGCAGGACCTCAAGGAGCTGACGCTTACTAAGGCGGTGGAGTTGGCTAACGCAGTGCGCTGCGCGCGGGAGGTGTCGGCGGGTGCGGGACAAACGGCCTCGACGAGCGACCAGCTGTTCAAGATCACCAGCGATACCAAGGATTCGGCCCGTGAAAAATGTGCGGTGTGCGGTTATTCAAACCATAAGACGGCCGAATGTCGTTTTTCTAATTATCGATGCAAGAAATGCCGCGGTAAaggccatttaaaaaaaatgtgcaaaACAGTAAAGTGCATAATGGCGAATGACGTGAGCGAGGGAGACGACGGTAAGTTGTTTAATATTCGATCTATAAAGGGTGAACCCATGTTAGAATGGGTTACCGTACAAGGCGTGCCGTTACAGTTTGAAATTGATAGTGGGGCAGCGGTCACGGCGATGTCACCGAAGCTATTCAACAAGCATTTCTCTAAAGTGACGGTTTGCGCGCCTAAGAAAAATCTGGAGTCATATAACGGCGGTAACCTGGCCTGCATAGGTATGGCGCCAATGTCCATAGAATACGCGGGGCGCACACAGCTGATTGATGTTTACATTATTCGCAATGGTGGCCCGCCGATTTTAGGTCGAGATTTCATTTCGTCATTTAACTTAGAAATGACAACACCAGTTAATTACTGTACGCAAAAACAGGATAAACTAGAAATATTGCAAGGTAATTATCCGGCAGTGTTTTCAGATGATTTAGGCCTATTTAATAAGTACAAAGTAGGGTTGCAGCTTAAACCTGACGCGAAACCGGTTTTTTTCAAGGCGCGACCGTTAGCATTTGCTTTAAAAGGAAAAGTGGACAAAGAAATAGACCACTTAGTAAGTCTAGGGGTGTTAAAGCCTGTTGAGTATTCGGAATACGCATCTCCAATAGTACCGGTGTTGAAAAATAATGGCACCATGCGTATTTGTGCAGATTACTCGGTCAGCATTAATAAGCAGCTGTGTGTCGAACAATATCCGTTACCCACAATTAAAGAGTTGTTTGCTAAATTACACGGAGGACAAACGTTCTCAAAGCTAGACTTATCTTCCGCGTACACTCAGCTTGAGTTAAAGCCGGAGTCACAGCATCTCACCTGCATAAATACGCATCGTGGGTTATTCTTCTACACACGCTTGGTTTTTGGGTTGGCTAGTGCCCCGGCTATATTTCAGCGCGCGATTGATAATTTACTTAGTGGTATGGAAGGTGTACTGTGTTTACTTGACGATATATTAATAACCGGTAAAGATGACACTGAACATTTGCAAAGATTAAACGCAGTTTTAAAAAGGTTGGAAAACGCAGGGTTAACTTTGCAAAAAGAAAAATGCGTATTTTTTCAGGAGAAAGTGCAATACTTAGGCTATATCATTGATAAAAACGGGCTTCACAAATCACCTGACAAAGTGAAAGCGATCCTGGAAGCGCCTGTACCGAGCaatgtaaataaattacaatcatTTTTAGGTTTAGTTAATTACTACCGTAATTTTGTGCAAGGGGCATCCATGATACTTTCACCATTGTATGATTTGTTGAAGAAAGGAGTCAAGTGGTGTTGGAGAGAGGAGCATGACCGAtcatttgaaaaaataaaaaaaagtttggccTCGGATCAAGTTTTAGCCCATTTTGACCCAAATGCTAATCTAGTTTTGACCGTTGACGCATCACCTTACGGCCTTGGTGCCATTTTGAGTCAAATACAGCCAGATAACAGTGAAAGGCCTATTTCATTCGCTTCACGTACTCTCAACGCGGCAGAAAAAAATTATTCGCAACTTCAAAAAGAAGCCACGGCAATCGTGTTCGCAGTTAAACGCTACCATCAATATTTATTCGGGAGGTCGGTGCCCTTTACTTTACGAACCGATCATAAACCTCTAATCTCAATTTTCGGGCCTTATAAGGGCATTCCCGAAGTTACGGCTAATCGGTTGCAAAGGTATGCCATTTTTTTAAGcgcatataattataaaattgaaTATATCCGGAGTGCCATGAATAGTGCAGATTATCTGTCTCGAGCTTGTTTACCTGACGACGGCGATAACAGCGAAGGGCCACAGCGGGGGCGCGCGCGCGGGGAGGGACAAAACCCGTTATTACCAGATGATCGCGCGTCATATATCAATTTTGTTATCGAAGGATGCTTACCGTTAACTACGGACGAGTTGCGTAATCAAACAAAGATTGACCCAGATTTAAGTAAGGTGATAGGTTACGTTTGTAAAGGCTGGCCTAGGAAAATTAATGACGATAAGTTAAACCCGTATTTCCAATGTAGATTGCAGTTATCTTATGAAAACGGCTGTTTGATGAGAGGCCATAAGGTCGTGATTCCGGCGACTTTGCAGTCACGCGCGTTATCAGAGTTACATAATTCTCACTTAGGAATAGTAAAAACCAAAGCGGAGGCTCGGTCCAAATTTTGGTTTCCTAAGATCGACGAAAAGATTGAACAAATGATAGGTTCTTGTGAAACTTGTATTAAGTTAAGGCCCGCTCCCAGTCGCGCACCTTTAGCTCCTTGGAAATTCCCTACGGATCCTTTTACGAGGATTCATTTAGATTTTTTGGGCCCAATTAACGGCAACACCTACTTAGTGATCGTAGATGCTCATAGTAAATGGGTTGAGGTCTATAATATGAAAAACGGTACTAACACGTCGGCCGTGTGCGAAAAGTTGTACGAGTTTATGGCTAGGTTTGGGTTACCGCAAGTGATAGGTAGTGACAACGGGTGCGCATTTACGTCACAAGAGTTTAAGGAATTTTGTTTGTTGAACGGCATAACACCGGTGACGTCGCCGGCGTACCACCCTGCTAGCAATGGGCAGGCGGAAAGCTCCGTGAAAATAGTCAAAAAGGGAATTAAAGCCTGTTTAATGAATAGTCGAAATATTAAAGATTGTAATAATAAGTTACAAAAATTTCTTTTTGACTACAGGAattcaatacattccacgacggGGCACTCGCCTGCCCAATTAGTTTTTGGCCGCAAACTTCGGACACGCCTTGATTTAATTAACCCTTCGACGGCGTCCTGCTCGCACACGTCATtggataattatgtaaaaaatcaACAGTGTTTACAGAGTAAAGCGTATAGTGGtacaaataaacaagaatttaaTATAGGCGAtaaagttttatataaaaagaactttaataataataagtttacATGGTGTAAGGGTATAATTATGGAAAAGTTGGGAAAAGTTGTATATTTAGTAAAAGATTGTGAACATTTAgataagtataaaaaacatAAAGATCAATTAATGTTATACAAGGGGCAAGAGGACGGTTCATTTCTAGACGACATTTCTCTAGAAGACCTATTTTCATCAGAACAAAACCATTTATCGACGGGTACTACTACCGACAGCGAGGTGCAACATAGTGGGGGAGGAGAAGGCGGCCAAATAGCCGATGTAAGCCCTGAAGGCGCCGAGGTAACTGGTCCCTCGCCGCTGCCCGACGACGACCAGCAAGAACAGTTCGAGGACGCCGAGTCGGACGACATCGACACCCCAGTAGAAGGGCCAGGTGATCCAACTGTACCCAACCCGTCTACTACTGTCGGCCAGGACAGAGTCAAACGAAACCGTCCCAAAGTTAATTATAAACCCTATTTTAAGTAA